One genomic window of Hippopotamus amphibius kiboko isolate mHipAmp2 chromosome 10, mHipAmp2.hap2, whole genome shotgun sequence includes the following:
- the LOC130830219 gene encoding small integral membrane protein 13-like: MWHSVGLTLLVFVATLLIVLLLMVCGWYFVWHLFLSKFKFLRELVGDTGSQEGDHEPSGSETEEDASSSLHRIRAARQRRAAADEGH; encoded by the coding sequence ATGTGGCACAGCGTCGGGCTGACCCTGCTGGTGTTCGTGGCCACGCTGCTGATTGTGCTGCTGCTGATGGTGTGCGGTTGGTATTTTGTTTGGCATCtttttttgtcaaaattcaaGTTTCTTCGGGAACTGGTGGGAGACACAGGATCCCAGGAGGGAGATCATGAACCCTCAGGGTCTGAAACAGAAGAAGACGCGTCATCATCCCTACACAGGATCAGAGCTGCTCGCCAGAGGAGGGCAGCTGCTGATGAAGGCCACTGA